The following coding sequences are from one Rubinisphaera margarita window:
- the atpF gene encoding F0F1 ATP synthase subunit B codes for MSYMATLVAMICLMSGSVSAFDVEHPAPGTHAGDPTDGHEGVADPDHTHEVGDHAHGHGDHAHVGDPAHEPEVFEPGDWRTDLSIYTFVVFLVLLGVLTKFAWGPVIAALDAREENIRKNIEDAEAARVSSEAMLAERAKKLESVQDEVREILAEARRDAEHTKTEIIASAQKEADATKNRAIEEINRARDQALNDLFQTMTGQVATATEHVIGRTLTDEDRNRLIDESLAQLNR; via the coding sequence ATGTCTTACATGGCGACTCTGGTCGCGATGATTTGCCTGATGTCCGGGTCGGTTTCCGCATTTGATGTGGAACATCCTGCCCCAGGCACGCACGCTGGCGATCCTACGGATGGTCACGAAGGCGTGGCTGATCCCGATCACACTCACGAAGTTGGTGACCACGCCCACGGGCATGGTGATCATGCTCATGTCGGCGACCCGGCTCACGAACCTGAAGTCTTCGAACCGGGTGACTGGCGAACGGATCTCTCGATCTACACGTTCGTGGTCTTCCTGGTCCTGCTGGGCGTGCTGACGAAGTTCGCCTGGGGTCCGGTCATCGCGGCTCTCGACGCTCGTGAAGAGAATATTCGCAAGAATATCGAAGATGCAGAGGCCGCCCGCGTCAGTTCGGAAGCCATGCTCGCCGAACGGGCCAAGAAACTGGAATCGGTTCAGGACGAAGTTCGTGAAATCCTGGCGGAAGCCCGCCGCGATGCCGAGCATACGAAGACCGAGATCATCGCGTCCGCCCAGAAGGAAGCCGATGCCACCAAGAACCGCGCCATTGAGGAAATCAATCGCGCTCGGGATCAGGCACTCAACGATCTGTTCCAGACCATGACCGGTCAGGTGGCCACCGCCACCGAGCACGTAATTGGGCGGACCCTGACCGACGAGGACCGGAACCGGCTGATCGACGAATCGCTCGCTCAGCTCAACAGGTAG
- the atpE gene encoding ATP synthase F0 subunit C — protein sequence MAQEGATFAIPQLGAGLIVLGAAIGIGRIGGSAVESMARQPELAGKIQTAMIIAAALIEGLGFAALFVGK from the coding sequence ATGGCTCAGGAAGGCGCTACGTTCGCCATTCCTCAGCTCGGTGCTGGTCTGATCGTTCTGGGTGCAGCGATCGGTATCGGTCGCATCGGCGGCTCGGCCGTCGAGAGCATGGCTCGTCAGCCGGAACTGGCCGGTAAGATTCAGACCGCGATGATCATTGCAGCCGCTCTGATCGAAGGTCTGGGCTTCGCGGCTCTGTTCGTCGGTAAGTAA
- the atpB gene encoding F0F1 ATP synthase subunit A, which produces MASPVLHVKDGYYFEVPKFIWTRDWESYEDVPESLQFLHDAHPDVSIEQFNHDLSGKIIIPQPFGELKNLYQAESGFCISRFMIVELLVAFIVAATFIWLARRGNNLNRPVGRRHNLLEAFVGYVRDEIARPAIGDHDAEKFVPYLLTAFFFVLLCNLIGMVPGLGTVTSAIEVTAVLALVTFGIGLIAGVKHLGPGGYVMHFLPHIDLPVILAPLKLLIFLIEVLGTLIKHCVLAIRLFGNMVAGHMVLAGVLGAVVAVAGTGYWYTGAIFGIIGATALSALEILVCFIQAYVFTMLSALFIGQSIHEH; this is translated from the coding sequence ATGGCCAGTCCGGTCCTGCACGTAAAAGATGGCTACTACTTCGAAGTCCCCAAGTTCATCTGGACGCGGGACTGGGAGTCGTATGAAGATGTCCCGGAGAGTCTGCAGTTTCTGCACGATGCTCACCCGGATGTCTCCATCGAGCAATTCAATCACGACCTCTCCGGCAAGATCATCATTCCTCAGCCGTTTGGCGAGCTGAAGAATCTGTATCAGGCCGAGTCCGGGTTCTGCATTTCGCGATTCATGATCGTCGAATTGCTTGTCGCCTTCATCGTGGCTGCCACGTTTATCTGGCTGGCCCGTCGCGGCAACAACCTCAATCGTCCGGTTGGTCGCCGTCATAATCTGCTGGAAGCTTTTGTCGGCTACGTTCGCGATGAAATCGCCCGGCCCGCCATTGGCGACCACGACGCCGAAAAATTCGTCCCGTATCTGCTGACCGCCTTCTTCTTCGTTCTGCTCTGCAATCTGATTGGAATGGTGCCGGGGCTCGGCACCGTAACCAGCGCGATCGAAGTAACCGCGGTTCTCGCTCTCGTGACATTTGGTATTGGTTTAATCGCCGGCGTGAAGCATCTGGGCCCGGGTGGCTATGTGATGCACTTCCTGCCGCATATTGATCTGCCGGTTATTCTTGCTCCGCTGAAGCTGCTGATCTTCCTCATCGAAGTCCTCGGCACCCTGATCAAGCACTGCGTGCTGGCGATTCGACTTTTTGGAAACATGGTCGCTGGCCACATGGTGCTGGCGGGAGTTCTGGGAGCCGTCGTTGCGGTCGCCGGAACCGGTTACTGGTACACTGGAGCGATCTTCGGGATCATTGGAGCGACCGCTCTGAGTGCTCTGGAAATTCTGGTCTGCTTCATTCAAGCGTATGTGTTCACAATGCTGTCGGCCCTGTTTATCGGGCAGTCAATTCACGAACACTGA
- a CDS encoding DUF1501 domain-containing protein: protein MRNGTTFSADAGGLLSRRHMLRIGGLAPLGLTLPSLLGSTQSTAAENRGSTFGRAKRCLMLYMWGGPAHQDTFDLKPHAVSEYRGEFQPIPTNVPGIELCEHFSALSRHADKMHLIRSVTHSDNNHSTSAHWMLTGFKHARSAENFGASQSDFPHIGSVLSKFAPNPTLPTFVALPELIATTAGAVTPGQGGGILGKKYDPFRIDQHPDEPDFEVPNLTLPDGIARQRQSTRLSLLEDFDQMRRDLDHAIAQPELTAFQRQAIELISSPAAYEAFDLQAESAEMRSRYGAGTFGQSLLLARRLLESGVKLVTVYWHRDQPGVDTTWDTHSQNFKGLKDRLIPQVDQPIAALMEDLQLRGLLDDTLVFWNSEFGRTPKINARAGRDHWGKCNTVWMAGGGVRGGGVYGASDKFGSAPEENPVSPADLSATVYHLLGLAPETTIHDQLDRPFPISDGRVLKPILT, encoded by the coding sequence ATGCGGAATGGAACAACTTTCTCGGCCGATGCCGGCGGTCTGCTGTCGCGGCGGCATATGCTTCGGATTGGCGGGTTGGCCCCACTCGGGTTGACTCTGCCGTCGCTGCTCGGCTCGACCCAGTCCACTGCCGCTGAGAACCGTGGCTCGACGTTCGGGCGGGCGAAGCGGTGTCTGATGCTCTACATGTGGGGCGGCCCCGCGCATCAGGATACGTTCGACCTGAAGCCGCATGCGGTGTCGGAGTATCGCGGCGAGTTTCAGCCGATTCCGACGAACGTGCCGGGGATTGAGCTCTGCGAGCACTTCTCGGCTCTCTCCCGTCACGCCGACAAGATGCATCTCATCCGCTCGGTCACGCATTCGGACAACAATCATTCGACCAGCGCCCACTGGATGCTGACCGGCTTCAAGCATGCCCGGTCGGCGGAGAACTTCGGGGCGTCGCAGAGCGACTTTCCGCATATCGGTTCCGTGCTGAGCAAATTCGCCCCTAACCCAACGCTGCCGACGTTTGTCGCCCTGCCCGAGTTGATTGCCACTACGGCGGGGGCCGTGACGCCGGGGCAGGGAGGCGGAATTCTCGGCAAGAAGTACGATCCGTTCCGCATCGACCAGCATCCCGATGAGCCCGACTTTGAGGTGCCGAATCTGACGCTGCCTGATGGCATCGCCCGTCAACGGCAGTCGACTCGACTTTCGCTGCTGGAAGACTTCGATCAGATGCGGCGGGATCTCGATCACGCCATCGCTCAACCCGAGTTGACGGCGTTCCAGCGGCAGGCGATTGAGCTGATCAGTTCGCCGGCTGCCTACGAGGCGTTTGATCTGCAGGCGGAATCAGCCGAGATGCGGAGCCGGTATGGAGCGGGGACATTCGGGCAGAGTCTGCTGCTGGCCCGCCGGCTGCTGGAGTCGGGGGTGAAGCTGGTGACGGTCTACTGGCATCGCGATCAGCCGGGCGTCGATACGACCTGGGACACGCATTCGCAGAACTTCAAAGGGTTGAAGGATCGTCTGATTCCGCAGGTCGACCAGCCGATCGCCGCTTTGATGGAGGATCTGCAGCTGCGGGGCCTGCTGGATGACACGCTCGTCTTCTGGAACAGCGAGTTCGGTCGCACGCCGAAGATCAACGCGCGAGCCGGGCGGGATCACTGGGGGAAATGCAATACCGTGTGGATGGCCGGCGGCGGTGTGCGCGGCGGGGGCGTTTACGGGGCCTCCGACAAGTTTGGCTCGGCTCCGGAAGAGAATCCAGTCTCCCCGGCCGATCTGTCCGCGACGGTGTATCACCTGCTGGGGCTGGCACCGGAAACAACGATCCACGATCAGCTCGATCGCCCGTTCCCGATCTCGGATGGTCGGGTGTTGAAACCGATCCTGACGTAG
- the trpB gene encoding tryptophan synthase subunit beta yields MSQSTPATLGPASRNVPDEHGRFGPFGRRFVPETLMYALDELDAEYEKAKKDPVFQAELTRLLNTYVGRPNPLYFAERLTEHCGGAKIYLKREDLNHTGAHKINNTMGQALLTKRMGKTRVIAETGAGQHGVASATACARFGLPCVVYMGEEDIRRQALNVFKMKAMGAEVRPVTSGSRTLRDAVNEAMRDWMSSVGDTHYILGSVVGPHPFPKIVRDFQAVIGTETRAQCLEMTGKLPDEVIACVGGGSNAAGMFYPFVEDDGVKLTGVEAGGRGSNPGDHASPLTYGQPGILHGSYSYVMQDDDGQTQDVHSISAGLDYPGVGPEHSYWKDTGRVEYTSISDDEALDAFQKTAQLEGILPAVESSHALAYVMKIAGQRSKDDVIAVCLSGRGDKDVNEVARLLGKDI; encoded by the coding sequence ATGTCACAATCCACGCCTGCCACACTCGGACCTGCCTCACGAAACGTTCCCGATGAGCACGGCCGCTTCGGCCCCTTCGGCCGCCGCTTCGTGCCGGAAACGCTGATGTACGCCCTCGATGAGCTCGACGCCGAGTACGAAAAGGCCAAGAAAGACCCGGTTTTTCAGGCGGAACTGACCCGGCTGCTCAACACCTACGTCGGACGCCCCAACCCGCTCTACTTCGCTGAACGCCTCACTGAACACTGCGGCGGCGCAAAGATCTACCTCAAGCGGGAAGACCTGAACCACACCGGGGCGCACAAGATCAACAACACAATGGGCCAGGCCCTGCTGACCAAGCGGATGGGCAAAACCCGTGTCATCGCCGAAACCGGGGCCGGCCAGCACGGCGTCGCCTCCGCCACCGCCTGTGCCCGTTTCGGACTCCCCTGCGTCGTTTACATGGGCGAAGAAGATATCCGCCGGCAGGCCCTGAACGTCTTCAAAATGAAGGCGATGGGAGCCGAAGTCCGCCCAGTCACTTCAGGATCCCGCACTCTACGCGATGCCGTGAACGAAGCGATGCGCGACTGGATGTCGAGCGTCGGCGACACCCATTACATCCTCGGCTCCGTCGTCGGACCGCATCCGTTCCCGAAGATCGTCCGCGATTTCCAGGCGGTCATCGGCACCGAAACCCGGGCTCAGTGCCTCGAAATGACCGGCAAGCTGCCCGATGAAGTCATCGCCTGCGTCGGCGGCGGCTCCAATGCGGCTGGCATGTTCTACCCGTTTGTGGAAGACGACGGCGTGAAACTGACCGGCGTCGAAGCCGGCGGACGCGGTTCCAACCCCGGCGACCACGCCAGCCCGCTCACTTATGGCCAGCCGGGCATTCTCCACGGCAGTTACAGCTACGTGATGCAGGACGACGACGGGCAGACGCAGGATGTCCACTCCATCTCCGCCGGTCTCGACTACCCCGGCGTCGGCCCGGAACACAGCTACTGGAAAGACACCGGCCGCGTTGAGTACACCTCCATCAGCGACGACGAAGCCCTCGACGCCTTCCAGAAGACGGCTCAACTCGAAGGCATCCTCCCAGCCGTCGAATCGTCCCACGCCCTGGCCTACGTCATGAAAATCGCCGGCCAGCGGAGCAAAGATGACGTCATCGCCGTCTGCCTCTCCGGCCGCGGCGACAAAGACGTCAACGAAGTCGCCCGCCTGCTCGGCAAAGACATTTAG
- a CDS encoding ATP-dependent DNA helicase, whose protein sequence is MAEHDQLTAEQILGPKGRIAARLKSYEARPQQLEMAEAVEKAIASKTHLIAEAGTGTGKSFAYLVPAILSVLNQTTTQGAEKKRVVVSTHTISLQEQLIQKDIPFLNAVLPVEFSAVLVKGRSNYISLRRLQGAMQKSISLFPRDEEMQQLQTLSGWSKKTNDGSLADLGFRPLPQVWEEARSEHGNCLGRKCPTYDACHYYKARRRVWNADLLVVNHALFFSDLALRREGASILPDYEAVIFDEAHTLEAVASDHLGDAIANTQLNYLLTKLYNDRANKGLLVAHDFRAGQKQVGRLYLLADEFFAQMEHWLSQHAGKNGRIRKPVEMSDALSPELKRLGSMICEFAEELEKEEERIELNAAADRLFAMSNSIRNWLEQQSGDSVYWGEINRGKQTRIKLISAPVEIGEVLREELFNKIPSAILTSATMAVGDQSFQFVKNRIGLSGGDELQVGSPFDYRKQVKLILCRRMPDPSQEAKAYEAAVVERLKKYLLQTRGRAFVLFTSYWMLNECARQIAPWCGEHGLTLYCQGKDMSRSLLLERFKKDKAGVLFGSDSFWQGVDVPGDALQNVIITRLPFSVPDHPLLEARVERIKRRGGNPFMEYQVPEAVIKLKQGFGRLIRSKDDTGQVVILDPRIQTKHYGKLFLDSLPECEVIVE, encoded by the coding sequence ATGGCTGAACATGATCAATTGACCGCTGAACAGATCCTGGGTCCGAAGGGGCGGATCGCTGCGCGTCTCAAAAGTTATGAAGCTCGTCCGCAGCAGCTGGAGATGGCTGAGGCGGTAGAAAAGGCGATCGCGAGCAAAACGCATCTGATCGCCGAGGCGGGGACGGGGACCGGGAAGAGTTTTGCGTATCTGGTGCCGGCGATTTTGTCGGTGTTGAATCAGACGACAACGCAGGGAGCTGAGAAGAAGCGGGTCGTGGTGTCGACGCACACGATCAGCCTGCAGGAGCAGCTGATTCAGAAGGATATCCCTTTTCTGAATGCGGTGCTGCCGGTCGAATTTTCCGCCGTGCTGGTGAAGGGGCGATCGAATTACATCTCGCTCCGCCGGCTGCAGGGGGCGATGCAGAAGTCGATCTCGCTCTTCCCCCGCGATGAGGAAATGCAGCAGCTGCAGACGCTGAGCGGCTGGTCAAAGAAAACGAACGATGGCAGTCTGGCCGATCTCGGGTTTCGTCCGCTGCCGCAGGTCTGGGAAGAGGCCCGCAGCGAGCATGGCAACTGCCTCGGGCGAAAGTGTCCGACGTACGATGCCTGCCACTATTACAAGGCCCGCCGTCGCGTCTGGAATGCCGATCTGCTGGTGGTGAATCACGCGCTCTTCTTCTCGGATTTGGCGCTGCGACGGGAAGGAGCTTCGATTCTTCCGGATTACGAGGCGGTCATTTTCGATGAAGCGCACACGCTCGAAGCGGTGGCGTCGGATCATCTTGGGGATGCGATCGCCAATACGCAGCTCAACTATCTGCTGACGAAGCTGTACAACGACCGCGCCAACAAGGGGCTGCTGGTGGCTCATGATTTTCGAGCCGGTCAGAAGCAGGTGGGGCGGCTGTATCTGCTGGCCGACGAGTTCTTCGCTCAGATGGAGCACTGGCTCTCGCAGCACGCCGGGAAGAACGGGCGGATTCGCAAGCCGGTCGAGATGAGCGATGCCCTCTCCCCGGAACTGAAGCGGCTCGGCAGCATGATCTGCGAGTTCGCTGAAGAGCTGGAGAAAGAAGAGGAACGGATCGAGCTCAACGCGGCTGCGGATCGACTGTTCGCGATGTCGAATTCGATTCGCAACTGGCTGGAGCAGCAGTCGGGCGATTCGGTCTACTGGGGCGAGATCAACCGGGGCAAGCAGACACGGATCAAGCTGATCTCCGCCCCGGTCGAAATTGGCGAGGTGCTTCGCGAGGAACTGTTCAACAAGATACCCTCGGCGATTCTGACGTCCGCGACGATGGCGGTGGGCGATCAGTCGTTTCAGTTCGTGAAGAATCGGATTGGTCTGAGTGGCGGCGACGAACTACAGGTCGGCAGTCCGTTCGATTACAGGAAGCAGGTGAAGCTGATCCTCTGCCGGCGGATGCCCGATCCGAGTCAGGAAGCGAAGGCGTATGAAGCGGCGGTTGTGGAGCGGCTCAAAAAGTATCTGCTGCAGACCCGGGGGCGGGCGTTTGTGCTCTTCACGAGTTACTGGATGCTCAACGAGTGTGCCCGGCAGATTGCGCCGTGGTGCGGCGAGCATGGTCTGACGCTGTATTGTCAGGGCAAGGACATGTCGCGGTCGCTGCTGCTGGAGCGGTTCAAGAAGGACAAAGCCGGGGTGCTGTTCGGCTCGGACAGTTTCTGGCAGGGGGTCGACGTGCCGGGCGATGCGCTGCAGAACGTGATCATCACGCGGCTGCCGTTCAGTGTGCCCGATCATCCTTTGCTGGAAGCGCGGGTGGAGCGGATTAAGCGTCGCGGCGGCAATCCGTTCATGGAGTACCAGGTGCCGGAAGCGGTCATCAAGCTGAAGCAGGGCTTCGGGCGGCTGATCCGTTCAAAGGATGACACCGGCCAGGTGGTGATTCTCGACCCGCGAATTCAGACCAAGCACTACGGCAAGCTGTTTCTGGACAGCCTGCCGGAATGCGAGGTGATTGTCGAATAG
- a CDS encoding cupin-like domain-containing protein — protein MPQTYLDQWTPEQFEVLEEAILVAKHKIHSTGLFSDEALADLIDRHPSDYLTIAAMGRDANKFEWMVGERGDLTAMELLDAVRNGQLWLNVIAITKFHDEYRKLIDDVYNELEASNPRFKAQHRSGNILISSPHAMVYYHIDLPVNMLWHLRGEKRVWVYPPFDPRFVAPKNIERLIVGEMAEDMPYHSWFEDYALSFDVKPGQLITWPQNTPHRVSNLEGLNVSLSTEHRNPRAQRRLNVHRANRLLRQKFGCECRSISPDGLTARCKEIVARGSNLTTRLIGKKTEEPFSYRKRFIVDPSTEKGWRMLDGEQPETFEEENAVLMGV, from the coding sequence ATGCCGCAGACCTATCTCGACCAGTGGACCCCGGAACAATTCGAAGTGCTCGAAGAGGCGATTCTCGTCGCGAAGCACAAAATCCATTCGACCGGCCTCTTCTCCGACGAAGCCCTGGCCGACCTGATCGATCGGCACCCTTCCGACTATCTCACCATCGCCGCCATGGGCCGCGATGCCAACAAGTTTGAGTGGATGGTCGGCGAACGGGGCGACCTCACCGCAATGGAACTGCTCGACGCCGTCCGCAATGGTCAACTCTGGCTGAACGTGATCGCCATCACGAAATTCCACGACGAATATCGCAAACTCATCGACGACGTCTACAACGAACTCGAAGCCAGCAACCCGCGATTCAAAGCCCAGCACCGGTCCGGCAATATTCTCATCTCGTCGCCACACGCGATGGTCTATTACCACATCGACCTGCCCGTCAACATGCTCTGGCACCTGCGGGGTGAAAAACGGGTCTGGGTGTATCCGCCGTTCGATCCCCGGTTCGTCGCCCCGAAAAACATCGAGCGACTCATCGTCGGCGAAATGGCCGAGGACATGCCGTACCACTCCTGGTTCGAAGACTACGCCCTCTCGTTCGACGTCAAACCGGGTCAGCTCATCACCTGGCCACAGAACACGCCGCACCGCGTGAGCAACCTCGAAGGCCTCAACGTGTCGCTCTCGACCGAACACCGCAACCCGCGGGCTCAACGCCGGTTGAACGTCCATCGGGCCAACCGACTGCTCCGCCAGAAGTTCGGCTGCGAATGCCGTTCAATCAGCCCGGACGGCCTCACGGCTCGTTGCAAGGAAATCGTCGCTCGCGGCTCGAATTTGACAACGCGGCTCATCGGCAAGAAAACGGAAGAACCATTCAGCTACCGCAAGCGGTTCATTGTCGATCCGAGCACCGAAAAGGGCTGGCGTATGCTCGACGGCGAACAGCCGGAAACCTTCGAGGAAGAAAACGCCGTCCTGATGGGCGTTTGA
- the hpnH gene encoding adenosyl-hopene transferase HpnH, whose translation MGVPISQMWTVSRYVLTQRLRGRNRYPLVLMLEPLFRCNLACAGCGKIQHPVDVLRRELTPEQCFQAVEECGAPIVSIPGGEPLLHSKMDEIVAGLVARKKYIYLCTNGLLLEKHLHKFKPSPYLSFSVHIDGVGADHDRSVCRDGVYDIAIRAIKKAVEAGFRVTTNSTFFRDASPEKIREMFDVLTELGVEGMMVSPGYEYEKAPDQENFLPREQTVSLFQRVFSQVNRAWHFNQSPLFLEFLKGRWDLECTPWGNPTYNLFGWQKPCYLLDEGHVGSFQELMELTSWDNYGRASGNPHCANCMVHSGYEATAVQQTFTTWKGFWKTAQLTLFGAKPTEAPAAEPVSRMEIASGSPAPAPENLVALEVH comes from the coding sequence ATGGGTGTCCCCATTTCACAGATGTGGACCGTTTCCCGATACGTTCTCACGCAACGGCTTCGCGGCCGGAACCGCTATCCGCTCGTGCTGATGCTCGAGCCGCTGTTCCGCTGCAATCTCGCCTGTGCAGGCTGCGGGAAGATTCAGCACCCGGTCGATGTCCTCCGCCGTGAACTGACGCCCGAGCAGTGCTTCCAGGCGGTTGAAGAATGTGGCGCCCCGATTGTCTCCATCCCCGGTGGCGAGCCGCTGCTGCACTCGAAGATGGACGAAATCGTCGCCGGCCTCGTCGCTCGCAAGAAATACATCTACCTCTGCACGAACGGCCTGCTGCTCGAAAAGCATCTGCATAAGTTCAAGCCGAGTCCTTATCTGTCGTTCTCGGTGCATATCGACGGCGTCGGAGCCGACCACGACCGATCAGTCTGCCGCGACGGCGTCTACGACATCGCAATTCGAGCCATCAAAAAAGCGGTCGAAGCCGGCTTCCGCGTCACCACGAACAGCACCTTCTTCCGTGACGCCAGCCCGGAAAAGATCCGCGAGATGTTCGACGTTCTCACCGAACTGGGTGTTGAGGGCATGATGGTTTCTCCCGGCTACGAATACGAAAAGGCTCCCGATCAGGAGAACTTCCTGCCCCGCGAGCAGACCGTTTCCCTGTTTCAGCGGGTCTTCTCGCAGGTGAACCGGGCGTGGCACTTCAACCAGAGCCCCCTGTTTCTGGAGTTCCTGAAAGGCCGCTGGGATCTCGAATGCACGCCTTGGGGCAACCCGACCTACAACCTGTTCGGCTGGCAGAAACCCTGTTATCTCCTCGACGAGGGACACGTCGGCAGCTTCCAGGAACTGATGGAACTGACCAGCTGGGACAACTACGGACGGGCCAGTGGGAATCCGCATTGTGCGAACTGCATGGTCCACTCCGGCTACGAAGCAACCGCCGTCCAGCAGACCTTCACCACCTGGAAAGGCTTCTGGAAAACGGCTCAGCTGACGCTCTTCGGAGCAAAGCCGACCGAAGCCCCCGCCGCCGAACCGGTTTCCCGCATGGAAATCGCCTCCGGCTCCCCGGCTCCCGCTCCGGAGAATCTGGTCGCTCTCGAAGTCCACTGA
- the csrA gene encoding carbon storage regulator CsrA: MLVLSRKQDEKIIIGDNISLMVISIQGDKVRLGIEAPKDVSIHRQEVYEAIKRKEIEQQEDSVHDA; this comes from the coding sequence ATGCTGGTACTCAGTAGAAAACAGGATGAGAAGATCATTATCGGTGACAACATCTCGCTGATGGTGATCTCGATTCAGGGCGACAAGGTCCGTCTGGGCATCGAAGCGCCCAAAGACGTGAGCATTCATCGCCAGGAAGTCTACGAAGCGATCAAACGCAAAGAAATCGAGCAGCAGGAAGATTCCGTTCACGACGCCTGA
- the moaC gene encoding cyclic pyranopterin monophosphate synthase MoaC codes for MSDELTHFDESGASRMVDVGEKAVTKRRAVAEGFVQMQPATLERILQRGFGKGDVFEVARLAGIMASKRTAELIPLCHVLPLESTRIEIEAVSPDRIRIAAEVSVSAKTGVEMEALTAVSVAALTIYDMCKAVDREMTISDIGLVEKEGGRSGHFLRQGAAGVSEDPQRSSAGKP; via the coding sequence ATGAGCGATGAACTGACTCACTTTGATGAGTCCGGCGCGAGCCGCATGGTCGATGTCGGCGAGAAAGCGGTCACGAAACGCCGCGCAGTCGCGGAGGGCTTCGTGCAGATGCAGCCGGCGACGCTGGAGCGCATTCTGCAGCGCGGCTTCGGCAAAGGCGATGTGTTCGAAGTGGCCCGACTGGCGGGGATCATGGCGTCGAAACGGACAGCCGAGCTGATTCCGCTCTGCCACGTCCTGCCGCTCGAATCGACACGCATCGAGATCGAAGCGGTCTCTCCGGATCGCATCCGAATTGCCGCCGAGGTTTCAGTCTCCGCGAAAACCGGCGTGGAGATGGAAGCTCTGACCGCAGTCTCGGTCGCCGCACTGACCATTTACGATATGTGCAAAGCGGTTGACCGTGAAATGACGATCAGCGATATCGGGCTGGTGGAAAAGGAGGGAGGCCGCAGCGGTCATTTCCTGCGGCAGGGCGCCGCAGGAGTGAGTGAAGATCCGCAACGATCATCGGCCGGGAAACCCTGA